TTAAATTTTAACTGAAATATACTATTCTTTTTTGAAATTTTAACATTTTTTATGCTTTAAAAATTGTTTTATCGTTTTAAAAATAGTTTTAATTCTTCTTTTTGTAAAAAATTATGGATTTAATGCAGTATTATTCTCAGATTCGTATTTGTTCAACGCGTTTCTAATGATTTTATGCATGCGGTTTCTAAGATATTCAGGTTTCAAAACTTCAAGTCCGGCACCAAAGCCCAATAAAAGCCTTTCCATTTCATAATTAGAGATCAGAAATAAGCTAATTATAATACTTCCGTCTTCGTTTTCTTTAATAAGTCGCTGAGAAGAGTGCAGAGGTTTTGTAATGACATAAGGTGCATTTGCAGCATCAACCCAAAGTTCTATACGTCTGGGCTGCAAACCGGAGTTTACGGTTACTCCAATTATGTTCTTATAATAAGAATCTGCATCAAAATCTTCTTCTATATAAGGAAGACTAAAATCGTAATCAATTGCCATAATTCTGTCCAACGCCAAATTGGTTATAGGCTGTGAGGCTTTTTTCTTTCCGATTAGAAACCAGCGATTATTGAATTCCTTTAATATAAAAGGATGAAAATGGAATTTTGTTTCTTCAGTAGATTTAAAAGATTTATACGTAATAATCAGAACCATTTTTTTGATAATCGCCTGATAAATTTCGTCCAGATAATGAAGTCCTTTTAGTTTCTCATTTTTATCCAGATATATTACGGGTTTGGTATGCGACTTCTCGGCATAGATTTTATCTTCCAAGCGCTGTAGAATATCTGATACATCATTAAATAAGGAGAAATCCTTAAACTGTTTTAGCATCGAAACGGTTTCGGTCAAAACATTCATATCCGTTTCCGTTAGCGGAATATCGGTTATCGAAAAATCTTCGTCTTCATATTTATAATACTTTTTATCGTAAACCACGATTGGCGCGTTATACCCCAATTTTTCACTTCGCATTAGCTGAATATCCATTTGAATGGTTCGCTTACTGATTGGATTTTGTCGTCCTTCATATTCGAATAAAGCTTCAGAACAGCATTCGATTAAATCTTCGAGTGTCCATTGCCTGTATTTATTCTGCAGACATTTGTCAATCGTTTTGTAGCGAATTAAGGCGTTTTTATTTTGTGACATTCTTGTGTTGTTTTGCCACAAAGGCGCGAAGGCACTAAGTTTTTTGTTTTTTATGCCACAGATTATGAGGATTAAAATGATTTAAAAAAATCTGCTTAAATCTGCAATCCCGATAGCTATCGGGAGCGTGAAAAAAAACTTTGCGCATTAGCGTCTTTGCGAGATTCAAATTTTAGGTATTTTAATTACTTATAATTAGTTCCAGTTTTTGGGTGAGCAAAGCCGACAGGTTTCTAAAACCTGTCGGCTTTAATAACGGTGGTATCTACGTCAACAATAAAATTTCCTTTTCAATATTAATTCTCGCTTTCTCTTCATACAAACTTCTAAACTCATCGGTCTGAAAAATAAACTCATTCTCCAGAAAATGTTTCAAAGCTTTTGCGCGTCCGGGTTTGTATAGAAAATCAGGATAAATACGATATTCTTTTCTAATTTGTTCAAAATAGATTTTATAATCATCCCAATCTTTAGCGAGGATTTTCAAATCAAAATCGATTAACCAATTAATATCTTCAATAGAATTATGTTGATGTTGCTGTGTGGCGCAAATGGCATCAAAAACTAATTGACGATCAAATTCCGCAAACCCGACAGGTTTTAAAAACCTGTCGGGTTTAATATCTGTAAAAATAGATACAGCAAACTCAGCACTTTTAAGTTCGTTATCTTTTTTAGAAGCGGAATAAACATAATCGTGATAAAAAATAGAAAATAATACTTCATTCGGATTTTGAAGTTGATCATGATACATTTCAAAACTGACAATCATTTCTTTTAAATGCGTGAGATTGTGATAATGCCTTGATTTTTTGGAATATGCCTTTTCTAAATTCAACCAGTTTTGCTGAACTTCATTTGCTGAAAAGCCAATATTTAAAAGTAAATCAGAATATATTTTCTCTAAATTCATGTTGTTTTTTACTCAAATTTAAAATTCTTTTTTTACTGCGCAAAATAATTGCGTAGTAGTTCTGAAATCTTTGCAATGTTAAAACGAAACAGTTATGAGAACTATTAAAATTTATTGTAAAGAATGTGAAATTGAATTGACTGATGAGTTAGTAGAATCTAATGCCATATGGGAATACGATTTTGGTATAATGCCCGAAAATCATTTCTTTATTCGATCTCAAGAAGCATCTCTCAAAAATTCCATCATTGTTCCTATAGATAATTATAAATTAAAAGATCATCCTGATATGAAAAGATTTCAGGGATGTTGCGGAAGCTCTGGCTTGGACGGTATGAATAAATTGTGTTTTAATGGTCATGAAGTTGCAACAGAATTTTCGGATTGCTGGACAGATGATTGTATAGAATTTAGTAACGATAAAGTGGTTATAAAAGAAAAGATTGGGGATAATATTTTTAAAGAATTAAAATTATAATTCTTACTGCGCAAAATTACTGCGCACTAGTTTTAAAATCTTTGTTCAGAAATAAAAAACAAACGTTCATATAAATAAAATAAAGAATAAAACAGGTCAAGTTTGAGTTACTTCGAAAACTTTCCAATGTACACACTTACACCATTACCTTTTTATTTAATTATCATGAAGCAGTAGCTCAGCGGTAGAGCAGGTAGTTTTGAAATTATCCTGAAAAGGTCAATCTAAACTTACTTCGTACACTTCTAATGTCCGTGTCGTGGGTTCGAATCCCATCTGCTTCACAATTAATGGTCAATTAAAACTTACTTCAGAAAATTGGTATTCCGGTTCGAGTCCGGCAAGTTTTAGAATCATCATTAATAAAAACGAGGGTCAAAATTAACTTACTTCTTCGCGGTAACCCGCTCCATTTTAGTTCAGTTAATTCATTGCACTCCAATTTCAGGTCAAGTGTTTCTTACTTCAAAAATCTTTTAGGTAGAACTCAGAAACGCAATTATCTAAATTTTAAAAAATTAAAAAAAATGAAAACAAGAGAATTATTAAAAATCAGTTTACGCCAAAATGCTATTTTCATTCCAGCAGAAATGATTACGAATGATGTTAAAAATTTATCAGGAACAACTTCAGTTTTGTTAGCCAATGTTTCTAAACTTGGATTTACATTTTCTGAATCGTTATTGCATGCTTTAAATAATGTAAGCCCAAATTATAAAGTTGAGGTTTTAGAAGTTCTGAGAGAAGTTTTAGGAACAGATAAAAACTGGACGCCATTGGTAAAAGAATGGAATATTCCAACGGGTGAATCTGTTGTGGATCATATTATCACGTATTTCGGAAATATTTTTAAAACTAAAAACGGAACAACTTTACAATGCGGACATATTATCCCGGATAATACTTTCCCATTAGAAAGATACAATGGTTGTCCGTTCTGCGGAACTCCGTTTGAATTTGGAAAACTGGAAAATATTGGTCAAGGAAGCAAATTGAAAATGCTTGAATTTTGGACAGAAAAAGATTTAAATGATTTCTATATATCGTTATTGCAATCTAAAACCGCTTTAGACGCTACTCAGGTAGATAGTTTAAAAATGGCGATGCACTATTTGCCTTTACCAAAAACAGAAGTAGCAATGAAGGAAACTTTAATGTTGGTGATTGATCTTTTGATCGAAAATGGCAAAGAAGAAGAAGCGTCTCAGTTTTTGAAAACACCAACCGATATCTTACGATACTTATGGTATAAAAACACAGGAATGCTTCAGATTATTGAGCCAAAAACGATTATCAAAAGAACATCAAAAAATGCACAACATTTCCATAATGTTTTAGATATAAGCGTTCAGGCAAGAATTGCATCTCAAAAAGATTTGAAACTTAAATATTCCCGAAAAGAATGTTTAATGGTCGCAAATTGGTTGAACAATATGAATATGGACGTTGAAGCTATGTGCGAAACGATGCATCCAAAAAGAGGAATGTGGGTTCGTTTTATCCGAGCGCTTCGTTTGGCAGAATACAGCAAAAGAAAAGGGTTTGAGAAATTGAACTTTTTAATGGATGTATTCTACAACCAAGTGTACGATGTTTGGCAAAGCAAAGTAGATTCGTCAAGATTGAAATTTGATGCCGATAAAACATTTGGATTATTGAAACAGCGTCCGGGTTTATTTGCTCGTTCGTTATTCTCAAACATGCTTTGGTTTGGAGCAGAAGAAACTGTTGCTCATTTTGAAGAAATCATCGATAAAGTTCCGGCTCGATTGGTGTTTACATTAAATATGTATGCTCAAAATTATTTTGATAAAAACATGCAGAGAAGCGTGAAACCTTTGGGAGGAACAAACAAACGAATTGAAGCAAATGCTTTATTGAAGTTGTATGAAGATTTTCAGTTGGAAGCGATGAAAAATCAAATTGAAGAATTGTGTCTTTTGGTCATGAAAAAACGATTTGCGAAAATTGCGAACGCCAACAAAACAATCTATATCGATCCGCAATTGTTTAATATTCCGGTTTCTATCGGAGATCGAAGCGATACAGTTCAGGATTTGCCAGTTGCTTTAATGGGAACACGTTTCCCGGTTGAAGGTAACGAAGTGCGATTGTTCATGCAATGGGGTAAAGATTTGCCAGCACAGCATTTAGATATGGATTTAAGCTGTCATATCGCTTATGAAGATAAAGCCGATATTTGTTCTTTCAGCCGATTGACGACTACAGGTTGTCAGCATAGTGGAGATATCCGAAGCATTCCAAATAAAATTGGAACTGCCGAATATATCAACATTAACATTGACGAATTGGCGAAAGCCAAAGCTAAATTTGTAACTTTTACTTGTAATGCGTACAGCAACGGAAGTATTACGCCAAATTTGGTTGTAGGTTGGATGAACAGCAAACACCCGATGAAAATTTCGGAGAAAACTGGTGTAGCGTACGATCCGTCGTGTGTAGATCATCAGGTTCGTGTGACACAGAATATTGCCAAAGGTTTGGTTTTTGGAGTGTTGGATGTAGCCAAAAGAGAAATCGTTTGGTTAGAGATGACTTTCGGAGGTCAGGTTGTAGGTGGTTTGGATTTCAAAGGCGTTCAGGCGTTGTTGTCAAAACTAAACAGCAAATTGAATATCGGTAGTTTGTTACAGCTTAAAGCGGAAGCCCAAGGTTTAACAATCACCGAAAATGAAATTGCCGATGAGGTTTATACAGCGCAGTGGGCTATGAATCCAGCGGTTGTTACGCAATTATTGGTAGATTAGTGGCAAAGGTTCAGAGTTGCAAAGGTTCAACGGTTTTTGTAGAGGCGCACTGCTGTGCGTCTCCGCAAAGGTTTAATGTTTCACGCAGATTTTGCAGATTTAAGCAGATCAGCGCAGATTATTCATAAAAAAATCTTTTTAGATCTGCTTAAATCTGCAAAATCTGCGTGAAATAAAACCTACGCAAAATAACTGCGCAGCAGTATAAAACCTTTGCACCTATGAACCTCAAAACCTTTGTCCCTTTAAAAACAAAAAAATGAAAACACAAATAAACGGTACAGATATATTAGAATTAGGATTTCCTGAAGGAAAAATAATTGGAATTGCCTTAAAAATAAACAGCAAAAGAAACGGATTCACAAGAGACGAAATGATAGCTAATTTCAAAAATGTCTTAGAAACTCCGGAGAATTATATCGACGATAAAATCTTCAGCAAACTGGCTGTGGCTTTAATCGAAAAATCGAATGAAAAACCAGAAGATTTCATCGCTTTAAATGAAAATCCGAATGCGTATTCGGCTTACGGATTGGATCATATCGAAGACGGAGCCAGAAAACAAATGGAAGTTGCCATGAAATTGCCTGTTACGGTTGCCGGAGCTTTAATGCCAGACGCGCATCAAGGTTACGGATTACCAATTGGCGGAGTTTTAGCAACCAAAAACGCCATTATTCCGTATGGTGTTGGGGTTGATATTGGGTGTAGAATGGCGTTGTCGGTTTATGATATTCCAGAAGATTTTTACTTTGAAAACGAAGCCAAATTCAAAAAAGAATTGATAGCAAATTCCATTTTTGGAGCAGGTCACGGATTTCACGGTCAGTACAAATCAGATCATGCGGTTTTGGAGAACGAAACGTTTAATATGAATCCGTTTGTGAAGAATCTGAAGGATAAAGCCTGGTCGCAATTAGGATCTTCAGGTGGTGGAAATCACTTTGTCGAATTCGGAATCATGGAATTTGCACAAGACGATGCGGTTTTAAATATCCCAAAAGGAAAATATGTCGCTCTGTTAACGCATTCTGGTTCACGCGGAATGGGAGCAACCATTGCCGGACATTATACTAAAATTGCCAAAGACGAATGTAAACTTCCAGAAGTGGCGAGAAATTTAGCCTATCTCGATATGAACTCACAATTAGGGCAAGAATATTGGCTGGCGATGAATTTGGCTGGAGATTACGCTTCGGCTTGTCATGAGATTATCCATAACAAAATGGAACGCGCTTTGGGTGCGACGATTTTAGCCAAAGTCGAAAACCACCATAATTTTGCCTGGAAAGAAACATGGAACGGCGAAGAAGTAATCGTGCATAGAAAAGGAGCAACCCCAGCCGGAAAAGGCGTTATGGGAATCATTCCGGGAAGTATGACCGCACCGGGATTTTTGGTGAGAGGAAAAGGTGAGGAGAACGCCATTAATTCAGCTTCGCATGGAGCAGGAAGACAAATGAGCAGAACTCAGGCCATAAAAAACATCACACAAACCGAAATGAAATCGATCCTGAGCCATCATGGTGTTACGCTTATCGGAGCAGGTCTGGACGAAGCCCCAATGGCGTATAAAGATATCAATCAGGTGATGGAAGCACAACAGGATTTGGTTGATTTGGTTGCCAAGTTTACACCTAAGTTAGTGAGAATGGCAGATGATGGAAGCCGAGAAGACTAATTTCTTTAGAGGTTCAAAGTGACAGAGGAACAAAGGTTCAAAGGTTTTTTTTCGTACTGTTTGTCATTTCGAGGAACGAGAAATCACACGCGGGATTCGACAAAGATTGGCGACATTCTGTGCGGAGTTTCTAGTGTGATTTGCTTCGCCTGTTCGCTATCGCTCGAGTCTCCTCCGTCGAAATGACAAACTTTGTGGTTAAAGATTTTTTCACGCAGATTTAAAAAGATTTAAGCAGATGCTCGCAGATTATTTATTAAAAATCATTTTAAATCTGCTAGAATCTGCAATCCCGATAGCTATCGGGAGCGTGAAACAAAAAACTTAGCGTCTCTGCGCCTTTGCGAGATTGATAAAATAATAACCAACACAAAGAATAAAAAAACTTTGTGTCTTAGTGCCTTAGTGGCAAAAAACAAAAAAAATGAAAACATATATAGATATCGGAATTAATTTGACCAACAAACAATTCCACAACGACATAGACGATGTCGTACAAGACGCGCTCGACGCCGATGTATCGCAAATGATACTCACAGGAACCAGCGTACGAAACAGCGAAGCATCATTAGAAATCGCAAAACAATATCCGGGAATATTATATGCTACAGCCGGAATTCATCCGCATGATGCGAAAAGTTTTGATGAGAGAAGCATTTCAAGACTGCGAAATTTATTAAAGCAGAAACAAGTCGTTTCTGTTGGCGAATGCGGACTCGATTTTGATCGTGACTTTTCGCCCAGAAACAAACAGGAAGAATGTTACAAAGCCCAATTAGAATTGGCTATCGAAGTACAGAAACCTTTGTTTTTGCACGAAAGAAGCGCTTTTAATTCTTTTATGAATATCACCAAAGACTATTTACCGCAATTGCCCAAAGCCGTTGTGCATTGTTTTACAGGAACGTTGCAGGAAGCCAAAATATATCTCGATAACGGATTTTATCTGGGTTTTACGGGAGCGATTTCAGACGCTAAACGTTTCAGTCATTTAAAAGAAGTCTTACAGTACGTGCCGCTCGACCGAATAATGATCGAAACCGATGCGC
The sequence above is drawn from the Flavobacterium sp. N2038 genome and encodes:
- a CDS encoding helix-turn-helix transcriptional regulator, translating into MSQNKNALIRYKTIDKCLQNKYRQWTLEDLIECCSEALFEYEGRQNPISKRTIQMDIQLMRSEKLGYNAPIVVYDKKYYKYEDEDFSITDIPLTETDMNVLTETVSMLKQFKDFSLFNDVSDILQRLEDKIYAEKSHTKPVIYLDKNEKLKGLHYLDEIYQAIIKKMVLIITYKSFKSTEETKFHFHPFILKEFNNRWFLIGKKKASQPITNLALDRIMAIDYDFSLPYIEEDFDADSYYKNIIGVTVNSGLQPRRIELWVDAANAPYVITKPLHSSQRLIKENEDGSIIISLFLISNYEMERLLLGFGAGLEVLKPEYLRNRMHKIIRNALNKYESENNTALNP
- a CDS encoding RtcB family protein, whose protein sequence is MKTQINGTDILELGFPEGKIIGIALKINSKRNGFTRDEMIANFKNVLETPENYIDDKIFSKLAVALIEKSNEKPEDFIALNENPNAYSAYGLDHIEDGARKQMEVAMKLPVTVAGALMPDAHQGYGLPIGGVLATKNAIIPYGVGVDIGCRMALSVYDIPEDFYFENEAKFKKELIANSIFGAGHGFHGQYKSDHAVLENETFNMNPFVKNLKDKAWSQLGSSGGGNHFVEFGIMEFAQDDAVLNIPKGKYVALLTHSGSRGMGATIAGHYTKIAKDECKLPEVARNLAYLDMNSQLGQEYWLAMNLAGDYASACHEIIHNKMERALGATILAKVENHHNFAWKETWNGEEVIVHRKGATPAGKGVMGIIPGSMTAPGFLVRGKGEENAINSASHGAGRQMSRTQAIKNITQTEMKSILSHHGVTLIGAGLDEAPMAYKDINQVMEAQQDLVDLVAKFTPKLVRMADDGSRED
- a CDS encoding TatD family hydrolase, encoding MKTYIDIGINLTNKQFHNDIDDVVQDALDADVSQMILTGTSVRNSEASLEIAKQYPGILYATAGIHPHDAKSFDERSISRLRNLLKQKQVVSVGECGLDFDRDFSPRNKQEECYKAQLELAIEVQKPLFLHERSAFNSFMNITKDYLPQLPKAVVHCFTGTLQEAKIYLDNGFYLGFTGAISDAKRFSHLKEVLQYVPLDRIMIETDAPFMLPKNTPSNLLKKYHERRCEPAFLPFVAATVAQFKGVSGIIVAEETTKNAKNFFGI